The DNA window CTTTAGAAATATAAATATACTAGAAAAATCAATGGATGCTTGTTGGCTTAGAAATGAAGCTATATCTAATAATATAGCAAATGTAAATACGCCAAAATTCAAAAGAAACGTAGTGAAATTTGAATCTATTTTGGCACAAAATATATCAGGTCAATCTATAGAAGAAAAGTTGACCCATGAAAAACATTTGTCAGTAGGGAATAGTAGCATAGATCAAATGAAGCCAATGGTTACAAAGGATATTACAAGTAAGTATAGGAAAGACGGAAACAATGTAAATGTGGATGTGGAAATGGCAAATTTATCAAAAAATACAATACGTTATTATATGTTAAAAGAATCTATGGCATCAAATCTTCGAAAACTTAATATAGTTATTAAAGATGGGAGGTAGATCAAATGAGTTTATTTCATTCAATTAATGTAAGTGCTACTGGATTAACTGCAGAAAGATTAAGAATGGATATAATATCTAAAAATATAGCAAATGCCAATACGACTAGGACAAGTAGTGGTACTCCTTATCGACGTCAAGTTCCAGTTTTTAAACAAAGTGGTCCAAACTTTTCACAAGTGTTAGAAAATGCTAAA is part of the Crassaminicella profunda genome and encodes:
- the flgB gene encoding flagellar basal body rod protein FlgB, with product MSILNKSFRNINILEKSMDACWLRNEAISNNIANVNTPKFKRNVVKFESILAQNISGQSIEEKLTHEKHLSVGNSSIDQMKPMVTKDITSKYRKDGNNVNVDVEMANLSKNTIRYYMLKESMASNLRKLNIVIKDGR